ACAAAGATACATGCATTGGTTGCGGTGTGTGTGAAGGGATTTGCCCAGATGTTTTCAAGATGGCCGACGACGGTAAGGCCGAGGCAATTCTTCCCGAAACCGAAGCTGCCTGTGCGCAGGACGCAGCCGATTCCTGTCCAGTTCAGGCAATAACAGTAGAATAGTCGCATATTCTTAACTGTCACATCTAGGGGCGGACTTTTTGTCTGCCCCTTTCTATAGTGGCACACAAAATTTGTCTATTTTTTCTAGGGTTCGATTCTGGTATAGTAGTAATTACTTCAGCGAGATCATTTGGGGTTCTTTTTTCGATTGTGCGGTTTGCTTCGGGGTTACAGTAACTGATCCGTGGAGGTAGTTGTGTCTAGCCAAATTATAAACGTCCTCAAAAAGAAGGTTGCCAAAAAGACCTGGGACAACTGGTTCTCCACTTTTGAATTGAAATCTGTAGAGGATGACAGGGTTGTCTTTTCCGTCGCGAATCTCTTTATAAAAGACTGGCTTCAAACCAAGTACGGTGGAGTCATAAACAGGTCCATTCACGAAGCCACCGGGAAGGAGCTACCTTTCGAGATAGTCTTCAAGGACGGAGAGCTTTCGAAAGAAGAGACTGCGGTACATCAACAGGCCGGCTCTCTTCTGAAGAGAAAACCACTGATGATTTCCAATCTCAATCCCGAATACACTTTCGAAAACTTCGTGGTCGGCGAAGAAAACAGGGCGCTATACGAAGTGGCGCGTGACGTCGCACGCAATCCCGGGAAGTACAATCCCTTCTTTGTGTACGGAGGCGTAGGACTCGGAAAGACCCACCTTCTACAGGCCATCGCACAGGAGACGATGACGAATTTCCCCGACAAGAAGGTTCTCTATATCACCAGTGAGCAGTTCATGAACGATATGATCCAGTCGATAAAAGAGAACAACATCCAGAAGTTCAGGGATCATTATCGGAAGAGGTCGGACGTTCTTCTCATAGACGACATCCAGTTTCTAATTGGAAAAAAGGGCGTCCAGACCGAATTTTTCCATTCCTTCAACGAGCTTCACGACGCCGGTAAACAACTCATAATATGTTCCGATAGAAATCCCGAGGAGCTGGACAACTTTCACAGCAGGCTTATATCCAGGTTTCAGATGGGTATGTTGATGACCATACAGCAGCCGGAGGCCGAAACAAGGTTCCATATCGCAAAAAAGCTTGCACAGCGTGAATCGGTGAGCCTTCCCGACGATGTCGCGATGATACTGGCAAGCAACATCGACGGGAACCTCAGAAGACTGAGAGGAGCCATAATCAAGCTAATAGTTCACAGCAGCGTTTACAACGCCAGAATCGATATATCATTGGCCAGCAGGATCTTACAATCCTTTGCAAGTTCGCCGGGCATTCCTTCCAGCCAGAAACCGATCGACCAGATCTACGATGCGATCGAACGCATAATGAAGATATCCAGAGAGGATATAAAGGGAAATAGCCGGAACAAAGAGATAGTTCTCGCCAGGCAGCTCGTGATGTACATACTCAAACAGCATTTTGGCAAGCAGGTCGTGGAGATAGCCCGCGAGACCGGAAAACAACATCCTACCGTCATACACTCGATCAAGAAGATAGACAAAAGCGTTATGATGGGTAAGGGCAGCACCAAGATACTGTACGACGATCTGATAGGTCTGCTTTCATCCAGGTCGGCAGCCGTTTGATAGAGCTTCGCCCAAGTTTTCCCCATCTCCGGCAAAAGGCGCTAGATCACTTTCTGTAAATGATCCTGACCACATCT
This portion of the Mesotoga infera genome encodes:
- the dnaA gene encoding chromosomal replication initiator protein DnaA; amino-acid sequence: MSSQIINVLKKKVAKKTWDNWFSTFELKSVEDDRVVFSVANLFIKDWLQTKYGGVINRSIHEATGKELPFEIVFKDGELSKEETAVHQQAGSLLKRKPLMISNLNPEYTFENFVVGEENRALYEVARDVARNPGKYNPFFVYGGVGLGKTHLLQAIAQETMTNFPDKKVLYITSEQFMNDMIQSIKENNIQKFRDHYRKRSDVLLIDDIQFLIGKKGVQTEFFHSFNELHDAGKQLIICSDRNPEELDNFHSRLISRFQMGMLMTIQQPEAETRFHIAKKLAQRESVSLPDDVAMILASNIDGNLRRLRGAIIKLIVHSSVYNARIDISLASRILQSFASSPGIPSSQKPIDQIYDAIERIMKISREDIKGNSRNKEIVLARQLVMYILKQHFGKQVVEIARETGKQHPTVIHSIKKIDKSVMMGKGSTKILYDDLIGLLSSRSAAV